GCCGACGGCTTCGTCGTTGTCGAAGTTGGTCTGGCCGACCCAGCGCTGCGGCCGCGCGCCGGTGACGACGAAACCGCCCTGCCCGTCGGGCTCGACGCTGAAGCCGCTGTCGTCGACGGGCACCGGACGAATCACCGGCCGCCGCGGCACGGTTGGCGGTCGCGCGGCGTTGTAGTCCGAGATCATCTGCCATAGTCCAAAGATCAACGGCTGCAAGCCCTCCCGGGTGACCGTTGACACGCAGAACACCGGCCAGCCACGCTCGGCGATCTCGTCACGGACGAACTCGGCGAGTTCGCGCGCCTCGGGCACGTCGATCTTGTTGAGCACCACCACCCGGGGCCGCTCGGCGAGGTCCCCCAGGGCCGCATCCCCTTGCAGCGTGGGGGTATACGCCGCGAGTTCGGCTTCTAGCGCGTCGATGTCGGAGATCGGGTCGCGGCCCGGTTCCGCAGTGGCACAATCCACCACGTGCACGAGCACGGCGCACCGCTCGATGTGGCGAAGGAATTCCAGGCCCAGGCCGCGGCCCCGGGAGGCGCCCGGGATCAGGCCGGGCACATCGGCGACGGTGAAGGTGTGCTCTCCCGCCGAGACCACCCCGAGGTTGGGCACCAGCGTGGTGAACGGGTAGTCGGCGATCTTGGGTTTGGCCGCCGAAATCGCGGACACCAGTGAGGATTTCCCGGCCGAGGGGAACCCGATCAGGCCGACGTCGGCGACGGTCTTGAGCTCGAGCGTCAGGTCGCGGGACTGGCCCGGCTCGCCCAACAGCGCGAAGCCCGGAGCCTTGCGGGCGCGCGATGCCAGCGCGGCGTTTCCCAGACCGCCGCGACCGCCGGCTGCGGCCTCGAAGCGGGTCCCCGCGCCCACCAAATCGGCCAGCAGCCGGCCGTTTTCGTCCAGCACGACGGTGCCGTCGGGCACCTTCACCTCCAGGTCCGCGCCGGCGGCGCCGTCGCGGTTATTGCCCATCCCCTGCTTGCCGGAGGGTGCGCTGATGTGCGGATGGAAATGGAAGTCCAGCAGGGTGTGCACCTGCGGGTCGACGACCACGACGATGCTGCCACCGCGGCCGCCGTTGCCGCCGTCGGGGCCGCCGAGCGGCTTGAATTTCTCGCGATGGACCGACGCGCAGCCGTTACCGCCGGAACCGGCCCGCGCGTGGATGACGACGCGATCGACGAACCGGGGCATCGAGGGTCCTCTCGGCCGCCGAGTGTGCATCTACTGCGAGATTTGCCTCGAATTTGCGCAGTGAGTGCACACTCGTGTCGGCTCAGTCGGTGGCCCGCCCGGCCGCGACGATAT
The nucleotide sequence above comes from Mycobacterium malmoense. Encoded proteins:
- the obgE gene encoding GTPase ObgE; translated protein: MPRFVDRVVIHARAGSGGNGCASVHREKFKPLGGPDGGNGGRGGSIVVVVDPQVHTLLDFHFHPHISAPSGKQGMGNNRDGAAGADLEVKVPDGTVVLDENGRLLADLVGAGTRFEAAAGGRGGLGNAALASRARKAPGFALLGEPGQSRDLTLELKTVADVGLIGFPSAGKSSLVSAISAAKPKIADYPFTTLVPNLGVVSAGEHTFTVADVPGLIPGASRGRGLGLEFLRHIERCAVLVHVVDCATAEPGRDPISDIDALEAELAAYTPTLQGDAALGDLAERPRVVVLNKIDVPEARELAEFVRDEIAERGWPVFCVSTVTREGLQPLIFGLWQMISDYNAARPPTVPRRPVIRPVPVDDSGFSVEPDGQGGFVVTGARPQRWVGQTNFDNDEAVGYLADRLARLGVEDELLRLGAQPGCAVTIGDVTFDWEPQTPAGHQVALSGRGTDARLERSERVGAAERKAARRQRRDPGPEHGGAS